From a region of the Podospora pseudopauciseta strain CBS 411.78 chromosome 7 map unlocalized CBS411.78m_7, whole genome shotgun sequence genome:
- a CDS encoding uncharacterized protein (COG:A; EggNog:ENOG503P1ZK), with translation MSTPAETESPAPPVAPEERIENANAPPQQETSPEADLKEADQTAKAVPPADEANSNEPNPNESTSSPKDAEETVTSPREGSPSPSQSSSDEEGEVSESEADHDHPPLPNEPLPGNCPPLPNEPLPGADNNNSSALPAEPTPAPEPADDGWEYHWNPNDNQYWFYNRFSNHWQLENPRQSTTVPQTAPPTAPTPSQTDPTSISNPTSIAGGYNPAIHGSYDENAWYAVNARALQQQAEQSVIPPAPAEYAVGGYFNKQTGQWQMPEQGAERHSDEQKSRRQLNAFFDVDAAANMHDGRSLKAERAGKKPSKKELREFKEKRRARKEEKRRAWLRD, from the exons ATGTCGACGCCAGCCGAGACCGAGTCTCCAGCGCCTCCAG TTGCGCCAGAGGAGCGCATCGAGAACGCAAACGCGCCTCCCCAGCAAGAGACATCGCCTGAAGCAGACCTTAAAGAGGCGGACCAGACTGCCAAAGCTGTTCCCCCAGCCGATGAAGCCAACAGCAACGAACCAAACCCCAATGAATCAACCAGCTCCCCCAAAGATGCTGAGGAGACAGTCACTTCCCCCAGAGAAggctcaccctccccatcacaaAGCTCATCCgacgaagaaggcgaagTCTCCGAATCAGAAGCCGACCACgaccacccaccactccccaaCGAGCCCCTCCCCGGCAACTGCCCCCCATTACCAAACGAGCCCCTGCCAGGagcagacaacaacaactcctcAGCCCTCCCCGCCGAACCCACACCAGCCCCCGAACCGGCAGACGACGGCTGGGAATACCACTGGAACCCAAACGACAACCAATACTGGTTCTATAACCGCTTCAGCAATCACTGGCAGCTCGAAAACCCCCGCCaatccaccaccgtccctcAAACCGCCCCACCCACggcaccaacaccctcccaaaCGGACCCtacctccatctccaacccaacctccatCGCAGGAGGCTACAACCCCGCCATTCACGGCTCATACGATGAAAACGCCTGGTATGCCGTCAACGCGAGGGCGCTGCAGCAACAAGCGGAGCAGAGTGTTATCCCCCCTGCACCGGCGGAGTATGCTGTGGGCGGTTACTTTAATAAACAGACGGGGCAGTGGCAGATGCCGGAGCAGGGGGCCGAGAGGCATTCGGATGAGCAGAAAAGCAGGAGGCAGTTGAATGCGTTTTTTGATGTGGATGCTGCGGCGAATATGCATGATGGGAGGAGCTTgaaggcggagagggcgggGAAGAAGCCGAGTAAGAAGGAGCTGAGGGAgttcaaggagaagaggagggcgaggaaggaggagaagaggagggcttgGTTGAGGGATTAG
- a CDS encoding uncharacterized protein (EggNog:ENOG503NY17; COG:S), whose product MASPPSDLRVLVRRLASTPADQLPRLCPVLVGHVLRCGEPLSASDAGKGRDKGAETPMLVHKLRTHITTLLTGRNASGRFAAVCLIKAVVDVGGWESLRAADPWVRGLISVAQKIDPLPSKELAVITLTKIYMLLQGYPTLIREMATPTLPSFVTACLQLVKSPSTPTSVIETVASSLSKLVMLYPTTLRPFAGQIKTAFRTYVAPTTSDSVVVPHALRESSRRLFILLSYTAPKNGSSDEWVKSIKAAILDCHATADQIFRGVVESWESSTGYRPQPVRNELDPSGGGDSVDEFPSWEGIQPGSQRLVGLLEFLAEYLDNPTKAPVTVPVGELLDLTTRLTLVTPPSPSSEETMQTNPSISRDEKADLWTVLPDIHTAVLRLHGSAIRRLADSALPLSTDITDHTVRVLSFHRTNPAVREKVYNLASPLLTLAGPTLPRLTVDSLTPLIRQVCHDILLSAGHLDDAPKPTLPVEKAKQTVQGNADAFLSTPSATPASLFSPLPASLLASAATLLPLFLSHLPQPHLSPDIRSLVDRTAILSSNKEAMLASVLQPYKDSRGRYYPSILPFLVQKFGTSKEVEVVRSNLVRAGRYAQLNTDEYDPSANLDDLLADRQLRGEEAADEEMGDAGEQTDVVAVVEKEKRVVVSSWGTAVINGTVQEAMEVDDDTPAEVNPFAVTVKETETAVVNKKRAASPLKRKSSGGLEVGEETKVKRVAVAAAVAVDTKKVEEENSDSDDEGSVQIDMSLDDEDDEDEEEDDE is encoded by the exons ATGgcatcacccccatcagACCTGCGGGTACTTGTCCGCAGGCTCGCTTCGACACCGGCCGATCAACTCCCAAGACTATGCCCAGTTCTGGTTGGACACGTCCTAAGATGTGGTGAACCACTCTCTGCTTCAGATGCTGGAAAAGGAAGGGACAAGGGCGCTGAGACGCCTATGCTTGTTCACAAGCTCAGGACACACATCACCACGCTCTTGACGGGAAGAAACGCTTCGGGTCGCTTTGCCGCCGTCTGCTTGATCAAGGCTGTTGTCGATgtgggaggatgggaaagCCTCAGGGCTGCCGACCCCTGGGTTCGCGGCTTGATCAGTGTTGCTCAA AAAATCGACCCTCTTCCTTCCAAGGAGCTGGCCGTTATCACCTTGACCAAGATCTACATGCTACTCCAGGGCTACCCGACTTTGATTAGAGAGATGGCCACTCCCACTCTTCCCAGCTTTGTCACAGCTTGCCTTCAGCTGGTCAAgtctccatcaacccctACCAGCGTGATTGAGACCGTGGCCAGCTCTCTGTCCAAGCTGGTGATGCTGTACCCCACCACTTTGCGTCCATTCGCCGGTCAAATCAAGACCGCATTCAGGACTTACGTTGCGCCAACCACTTCTGATTCTGTTGTGGTTCCTCATGCTCTCCGCGAGAGCTCTCGCCGGCTTTTCATCCTCCTTTCTTACACCGCCCCCAAGAATGGAAGCAGTGACGAGTGGGTCAAGTCTATCAAAGCTGCCATTCTCGACTGCCATGCCACCGCCGACCAAATCTTCCGCGGTGTTGTCGAATCCTGGGAATCGTCCACTGGTTATCGTCCTCAGCCAGTCCGCAATGAGCTTGACCCCTCTGGCGGCGGTGACTCCGTCGACGAGTTCCCATCCTGGGAGGGCATTCAGCCAGGCTCTCAGCGCCTGGTCGGCCTCCTCGAGTTCCTCGCCGAATACCTCGacaaccccaccaaagcCCCCGTCACCGTCCCCGTcggcgagctcctcgacctcaccacccgcCTCACCCTCGTCACCCCTCCCAGCCCCTCCTCCGAGGAAACGATgcaaaccaacccctccatcagcCGCGACGAAAAGGCCGACCTCTGGACCGTCCTCCCCGACATCCACACCGCCGTCCTCCGTCTCCACGGCTCTGCCATCCGCCGACTCGCCGACTCGGCACTCCCTCTTTCCACAGACATAACCGACCACACCGTCCGcgtcctctccttccaccgCACCAACCCCGCCGTTCGCGAGAAAGTCTACAACCTtgcctccccccttctcacacTCGCCGGCCCGACCCTTCCCAGGTTGACAGTCGACTCCTTAACCCCCTTGATCCGGCAAGTCTGCCACGACATCCTCCTATCAGCAGGCCACCTAGACGACGCAcccaaacccaccctccccgtcgAAAAAGCCAAGCAAACCGTCCAAGGAAACGCCGACGCTTTCCTTTCCACCCCGTCCGCCACCCCAGCGTCTTTATTCAGTCCCCTCCcagcctccctcctcgcttCGGCTGctaccctcctcccattattcctctcccacctcccccaaccgcACCTCTCCCCCGATATCCGCTCCCTTGTCGACCGCACCGCTATTTTATCCTCCAACAAAGAAGCTATGCTCGCGTCGGTGTTGCAACCGTATAAAGACTCCAGAGGGCGGTACTACCCCTCTATCCTTCCTTTTCTCGTTCAAAAGTTTGGAACGTCAAaagaggtggaggttgtcCGCAGCAACCTCGTCCGTGCCGGCCGTTACGCGCAGCTTAACACGGATGAGTACGACCCCTCTGCCAATCTCGATGATTTGTTGGCGGATAGACAGCTCCggggcgaggaggcggcggatgaggagatgggtGACGCTGGGGAGCAAActgatgttgttgctgttgttgagaaggagaagagagttGTTGTTTCCAGCTGGGGAACCGCAGTCATAAATGGTACAGTTCAGGAGGCaatggaggtggatgatgacACACCTGCCGAGGTGAACCCTTTTGCTGTTACTGTCAAGGAGACGGAAACCGCTGTTGTGAACAAGAAGAGGGCCGCGTCACCGctcaagaggaagagcagcgggggtttggaggtgggggaggagacaaAGGTCAAGAgggtggctgttgctgctgctgtggctgttGACACCAAaaaggtggaagaggagaatAGCgatagtgatgatgaggggagCGTGCAGATTGATATGTcgcttgatgatgaggatgatgaggacgaggaagaagatgatgagtAG